Proteins found in one Panicum hallii strain FIL2 chromosome 4, PHallii_v3.1, whole genome shotgun sequence genomic segment:
- the LOC112889655 gene encoding cytochrome P450 734A4-like, with product MGVAAAGYSPGWWWTAGVVAAGACLLLLLHVAARVADALWWRPRRLEAHFARQGVRGPPYRFLLGCVTEMVALMAEAAAKPMSPPDSHDALPRVLAFYHYWRKIYGPMFLIWFGPTPRLTVADPELVREILLTRADAFDRYEAHPVVRQLEGDGLVSLHDDKWALHRRVLTPAFFPDNLNRLAPHVGRSVAALAERWRAMASAAGGEVEVDVAEWFQAVAEEAITRATFGRSYDSGRVVFRMQARLMAFASEAFRKVLVPGYRFLPTKKNRLSWSLDREIRRGLVTLIGRRSDEAEEDEDAGLNDKGSNGFRDLLGLMINAGGGKKAPAIPVADMLEECKTFFFAGKQTTTNLLTWATVLLAMHPDWQERARREVLAVCGADELPSKEHLPKLKTLGMILNETLRLYPPAVATIRRAKRDVVLGGLSVPRDTELLIPIMAMHHDAALWGPDAARFDPGRFAGGAARAAAHPLAFVPFGLGPRMCIGQNLALLEAKLTLAVLLQRFQLARSPNYVHAPTVLMLLHPQYGAPVIFRPVVSPSERPAPGMAA from the exons atgggggtggcggcggcggggtactCGCCGGGGTGGTGGTGGACGGCGGGGGTCGTCGCGGCGGGGGCgtgcctgctcctcctcctgcacgtGGCGGCGCGGGTGGCGGACGCGCTCTGGTGGCGCCCGCGGCGGCTGGAGGCGCACTTCGCGCGCCAGGGCGTGCGGGGCCCGCCCTACCGGTTCCTCCTCGGCTGCGTCACGGAGATGGTCGCGCTCATGGCGGAGGCCGCCGCCAAGCCCATGTCGCCGCCGGACTCGCACGACGCGCTGCCCCGGGTGCTCGCCTTCTACCATTACTGGAGGAAGATCTACG GGCCGATGTTCTTGATATGGTTCGGGCCGACGCCGCGGCTGACGGTGGCGGACCCGGAGCTGGTCCGGGAGATCCTCCTGACGCGCGCGGACGCGTTCGACCGCTACGAGGCGCACCCCGTGGTCCGGCAGCTCGAGGGCGACGGCCTCGTCAGCCTCCACGACGACAAGTGGGCGCTCCACCGCCGCGTCCTCACCCCGGCCTTCTTCCCCGACAACCTCAAC CGGCTGGCGCCGCACGTCGGCAGGtcggtggcggcgctggcggaGCGGTGGCGGGCGatggcctccgccgccggcggcgaggtggaggtgGACGTGGCGGAGTGGTTCCAGGCGGTGGCCGAGGAGGCCATCACGCGCGCCACGTTCGGGCGCAGCTATGACTCCGGCCGCGTCGTGTTCCGCATGCAGGCGCGCCTCATGGCCTTCGCCTCCGAGGCCTTCCGCAAGGTCCTCGTCCCCGGCTACCG GTTCCTGCCGACCAAGAAGAACCGGCTGTCGTGGAGCCTGGACAGGGAGATCAGGCGGGGGCTCGTCACGCTCATCGGCCGCCGCAGCGACGAGGCCGAGGAAGACGAAGACGCGGGCCTCAACGACAAGGGGAGCAACGGCTTCCGGGACCTGCTGGGGCTCATGATCAATGCGGGCGGCGGCAAGAAGGCGCCGGCGATACCCGTGGCGGACATGCTGGAGGAGTGCAAGACGTTCTTCTTCGCCGGCAAGCAGACGACCACCAACCTCCTGACCTGGGCCACCGTGCTCCTCGCCATGCACCCGGACTGGCAGGAGCGCGCCCGCCGGGAGGTCCTCGCCGTGTGcggcgccgacgagctcccgtcCAAGGAGCACCTCCCCAAGCTCAAGACG CTGGGCATGATCCTGAACGAGACGCTCCGCCTGTACCCGCCGGCGGTGGCCACCATCCGCCGCGCGAAGCGCGACGTCGTCCTCGGCGGCCTGTCCGTCCCGCGGGACACCGAGCTGCTGATCCCGATCATGGCGATGCACCACGACGCCGCGCTCTGGGGCCCCGACGCCGCGCGGTTCGACCCGGGCCGcttcgccggcggcgcggcgagggcggcggcgcatcCGCTGGCGTTCGTCCCCTTCGGCCTCGGCCCCCGGATGTGCATCGGGCAGAACCTGGCGCTCCTCGAGGCGAAGCTCACGCTGGCGGTGCTGCTCCAGCGGTTCCAGCTCGCGCGGTCGCCCAACTACGTGCACGCGCCGACGGTGCTGATGCTGCTGCACCCGCAGTACGGCGCCCCGGTGATCTTCCGGCCGGTGGTCTCACCGTCCGAGCGACCGGCGCCGGGGATGGCAGCTTGA